Proteins co-encoded in one Flavivirga eckloniae genomic window:
- a CDS encoding glucose-1-phosphate adenylyltransferase, translating into MINDKVLAIILGGGQGSRLYPLTEARSKPAVPIAGKYRLVDIPISNCINSNIKRIFVLTQFNSASLNRHIKNTYHFSFFSSAFVDVLAAEQTPANKTWFQGTADAVRQSMHHFTRHEFDYVLILSGDQLYQMDYELMIDAHIKSKAKISIATIPVNAKDATSFGILKANDKNVITSFIEKPDAEVLPEWVSEVSDDMKNEGRNYLASMGIYIFNRDLLIKLMKDPNTIDFGKEIIPQNIDKHKTLSYQYEGYWTDIGNIDSFFEANIGLTADIPKFDLYDKSKRIYTRARMLPTTKVSGTTLNKTVVAEGCIISAAKIEKSVIGIRSRIGDESTIINTYIMGNDHYQTLENVTNPNVNSIGIGARCFIKNAILDKNCCIGDDVRINGGPHLEPIETDSYAIKDGIVVIKKGAVIPNGFVI; encoded by the coding sequence ATGATTAACGATAAAGTTTTAGCCATTATTTTAGGGGGCGGTCAAGGCTCCAGATTATATCCATTAACAGAAGCAAGATCTAAACCAGCAGTTCCAATTGCGGGTAAATATAGGTTGGTTGATATACCTATTTCAAATTGTATTAATTCGAACATAAAACGCATATTTGTTTTAACACAATTTAATTCCGCATCGTTAAATAGGCATATTAAAAACACGTATCATTTTAGTTTTTTCAGTTCGGCTTTTGTCGATGTATTAGCAGCAGAACAAACACCAGCAAATAAAACATGGTTTCAGGGTACGGCAGATGCTGTTCGCCAGAGCATGCACCATTTTACAAGGCACGAATTCGATTATGTATTAATTCTTTCTGGAGATCAATTATACCAAATGGATTACGAATTAATGATCGACGCACATATAAAAAGCAAAGCTAAAATATCTATCGCTACCATTCCCGTTAATGCTAAAGATGCCACATCCTTTGGTATTCTAAAAGCAAACGATAAAAATGTAATTACTTCATTTATTGAAAAACCAGACGCCGAAGTATTACCAGAATGGGTTTCTGAAGTAAGTGACGACATGAAAAACGAGGGTAGAAACTATTTGGCTTCCATGGGAATCTATATTTTTAATAGGGATTTATTAATTAAACTCATGAAAGATCCTAATACCATAGATTTTGGCAAGGAAATCATCCCACAAAATATCGACAAACACAAAACATTAAGCTATCAATATGAAGGCTACTGGACCGATATTGGAAATATAGATTCGTTCTTTGAAGCCAATATTGGTTTAACGGCAGACATTCCAAAATTCGATTTATACGATAAATCTAAACGTATTTATACCAGAGCCCGAATGCTCCCTACAACAAAAGTATCGGGAACAACGCTTAACAAAACCGTAGTCGCAGAAGGCTGTATAATTAGTGCTGCAAAAATTGAGAAATCGGTTATTGGTATTCGTTCCAGAATTGGAGACGAATCTACAATAATAAACACCTATATTATGGGTAACGACCATTACCAAACATTAGAAAACGTTACCAACCCCAATGTTAACTCAATAGGCATCGGGGCACGTTGTTTTATAAAAAATGCGATTTTAGATAAAAATTGCTGTATCGGTGACGATGTAAGAATTAATGGAGGTCCACACTTAGAACCAATCGAAACAGATTCTTATGCTATTAAAGATGGGATAGTAGTAATTAAAAAAGGAGCTGTAATCCCTAATGGCTTTGTAATATAA
- a CDS encoding tetratricopeptide repeat-containing sensor histidine kinase yields MFAPFTLTCILLFCLNLCAQNTSFEKQLDSIQELRRLSKNDDLDIDTRILYAKRASELSYEIGVDSTIFLSDINRVDFFLNTKDFYAFKKVFHKRFKLAKKFNDSTQITFYSSLLGEYYYSFTENIRPDSSYYYYNISQEIYKVQKNNFNRALILHRIAILQKDEKFFVGSEVNLIEALSLLETLKESDIINRRKAYVYSCLGMVFDEQKQFEKSIEYYNLCLKMKNRLKGNNQRAIHITHISIGNTFKHSGQLDRAIKMYTKVLDDKAFIRKDSSLFALVLDNYAHALYLSEDYNQLPNLYLRALKVCNDVNDKYKTIIIHQHLAEFYYYKKQKDSALYHGYKAKEISEQFYKDDLLKSLLVLSKIEEDSIAVKHYESYITLNDSIQREDRLKRNKYARIQFETDQYIKETERLSIQNILISVIGGISLLVLGLLYFIRVQRSKNKALVFASEQEKANREIYKLMLQQQTRQEEGRLQERHRIAEDLHDGVLSRLFSTRMGMGFLNIKGDETTLQEYRTFIEEIQDIEKEVRDVTHVLREDNTLIKTSFESMLEDYMKHQSSIGGFKYEVEKMNEVNLDSLNDRIRVEIYRIVQESMQNIIKHAQADNVIISFMLKEYVLEIKIKDDGIGFDTNDRHKGIGLKNIASRVSKLKGSYNIASTEDKGTELNINIPV; encoded by the coding sequence ATGTTTGCTCCTTTTACTCTAACATGCATACTTCTTTTTTGTTTAAATCTATGTGCGCAAAATACTTCTTTTGAAAAGCAACTTGATAGTATTCAGGAGTTAAGACGGTTATCTAAAAATGATGATTTAGATATCGATACTCGGATATTGTATGCTAAAAGGGCTAGCGAGTTGTCTTATGAAATTGGTGTTGATTCTACTATATTTTTATCAGATATAAATCGTGTAGATTTTTTTCTAAATACTAAGGACTTTTATGCCTTTAAAAAAGTTTTTCATAAACGATTTAAATTAGCTAAAAAGTTCAATGACTCTACACAGATTACTTTTTATAGTAGCTTATTAGGAGAATACTATTATTCTTTTACTGAAAATATAAGACCAGACAGTAGTTATTATTACTATAACATTTCTCAAGAAATTTATAAAGTACAGAAGAATAATTTCAATAGGGCATTAATTCTACATCGAATTGCAATTCTACAAAAAGATGAGAAATTTTTTGTTGGTAGTGAAGTTAATCTTATAGAAGCACTTTCATTATTAGAAACATTAAAAGAGTCTGATATAATAAACAGGAGGAAAGCTTATGTTTATAGTTGTTTAGGTATGGTATTTGACGAACAAAAGCAATTTGAAAAATCTATCGAGTATTATAATTTATGCCTTAAAATGAAAAATAGGCTTAAAGGAAATAATCAACGAGCTATTCATATAACACACATTAGTATAGGTAACACATTCAAACATTCAGGTCAACTTGACAGAGCTATTAAAATGTATACTAAAGTTTTAGATGATAAAGCTTTCATACGTAAAGACAGTAGTTTATTTGCCCTTGTATTAGATAATTATGCGCATGCTCTGTATTTATCCGAAGATTATAATCAATTACCTAATTTATATTTAAGAGCCTTAAAAGTTTGTAATGATGTTAATGATAAGTATAAAACCATAATCATCCATCAGCATTTAGCTGAGTTCTATTATTATAAAAAACAAAAAGATTCTGCATTGTATCATGGTTATAAAGCAAAGGAGATTTCAGAACAATTCTACAAAGACGATTTGTTAAAATCACTTTTAGTTTTATCGAAAATAGAAGAAGACAGTATTGCTGTAAAGCATTATGAATCTTATATAACTCTAAATGATAGCATACAGAGAGAAGATCGCCTAAAAAGAAACAAATACGCCAGGATACAATTTGAAACCGATCAATATATAAAAGAAACCGAGCGCTTAAGCATCCAAAATATTTTAATTTCTGTAATTGGTGGGATATCGTTATTAGTATTAGGGCTTTTATATTTTATACGAGTTCAACGTTCTAAAAACAAGGCTTTAGTATTTGCAAGTGAGCAAGAAAAAGCCAATCGGGAGATTTATAAGCTCATGTTGCAACAACAAACTAGGCAAGAAGAAGGCCGTTTACAAGAGCGACACAGAATTGCAGAAGATTTGCATGATGGTGTTTTGAGTAGGTTGTTTAGTACAAGAATGGGCATGGGGTTTTTAAATATTAAAGGAGACGAAACGACTTTGCAAGAGTACCGGACATTTATAGAGGAAATACAAGATATAGAAAAAGAAGTGCGGGATGTTACTCATGTACTTCGAGAAGATAATACCTTGATAAAAACCAGTTTTGAATCCATGCTTGAAGATTATATGAAGCATCAAAGTTCTATTGGAGGGTTTAAGTATGAGGTGGAAAAAATGAATGAGGTAAATCTTGATTCGCTTAATGATCGAATAAGAGTAGAGATTTACCGTATTGTTCAAGAGTCGATGCAAAATATTATAAAACATGCTCAGGCTGATAACGTTATTATTTCTTTTATGCTAAAAGAATATGTTTTAGAAATTAAGATCAAAGATGATGGCATAGGCTTTGATACAAATGATAGACATAAAGGGATAGGTTTAAAAAATATAGCCTCAAGGGTGTCGAAACTTAAAGGCAGTTATAATATAGCTTCTACTGAAGATAAAGGAACAGAATTAAATATAAATATACCCGTTTAA
- a CDS encoding glycogen synthase gives MNIVHISAECYPVAKIGGLADVVGALPKYQNSATISSQVIMPFYNNKFTKANTFNTVYESQLSLGDTLYPFKILTLKESLLEFDIFFVDVPQLLFKEYVYSNDDTERFLAFQIAALDWMLTWDKHPDFIHCHDHHTGLVPFMLQESFKYETFRKIPNLLTIHNAQYQGWFSHKKVDLIPPFNFQNVGLLDWSGNINPLAAAIKCAWGVTTVSPSYMEELKTAANGLESLLNHESAKCSGILNGIDWNVWNPETDNYLISNYSTKTVVAGKKANKKHLCDTFNLDVNKPLFAFIGRLVGEKGSDLFPETFKKVLEKNKASILLLGSGHDDVEIQLEALKNDYKGTYNAFIGYDEALSHVIYAGADFLLMPSRVEPCGLNQMYALRYGTIPIVRSIGGLKDTVTDISEENGFGISHANVTVSEITNAIDRGVSLYKDSTTYKKLSAQVMKINHSWDASAKEYIKLYKSIN, from the coding sequence ATGAATATTGTACACATTAGCGCAGAATGCTACCCAGTAGCAAAAATAGGAGGGTTGGCAGATGTTGTTGGAGCATTACCTAAATATCAAAATAGTGCAACAATTTCATCTCAGGTTATTATGCCTTTTTATAATAACAAGTTTACAAAAGCGAATACATTTAATACGGTTTATGAATCTCAATTAAGCTTAGGGGACACACTATATCCGTTTAAAATATTAACTCTAAAAGAAAGCCTTTTGGAGTTTGATATATTCTTTGTTGATGTACCTCAGCTTTTGTTTAAGGAATATGTTTACTCCAATGATGATACTGAACGATTTTTAGCCTTTCAAATTGCAGCTCTGGACTGGATGTTAACCTGGGATAAACATCCCGATTTTATACACTGCCATGATCACCATACAGGTCTTGTTCCTTTCATGCTTCAAGAAAGTTTTAAATATGAAACGTTTAGAAAAATCCCTAATTTATTAACCATACACAATGCCCAATACCAAGGATGGTTTTCTCATAAAAAAGTAGACTTAATTCCTCCTTTTAATTTTCAAAATGTTGGACTTTTAGATTGGTCGGGGAATATAAACCCATTGGCAGCAGCTATAAAATGCGCCTGGGGAGTTACCACGGTATCACCAAGCTACATGGAAGAATTAAAAACCGCTGCTAATGGTCTAGAAAGTCTGTTAAATCATGAAAGCGCAAAATGTTCTGGTATTCTAAACGGTATCGATTGGAACGTATGGAACCCCGAAACCGATAATTACCTTATTTCAAACTATAGTACCAAAACAGTAGTAGCCGGTAAAAAGGCAAATAAGAAGCATTTATGCGACACCTTTAATTTAGATGTTAACAAACCTCTTTTTGCTTTTATTGGTAGATTGGTCGGCGAAAAAGGATCTGACCTCTTTCCCGAAACATTTAAAAAAGTTCTTGAAAAAAACAAGGCTTCCATTCTATTACTAGGCTCTGGGCATGACGATGTTGAAATACAGTTGGAAGCCCTAAAAAATGATTATAAAGGGACTTACAATGCTTTTATAGGCTACGACGAAGCTTTATCTCATGTTATTTATGCTGGTGCAGATTTTTTACTCATGCCTTCACGAGTAGAGCCTTGTGGACTCAACCAAATGTATGCGCTAAGGTATGGCACCATCCCCATAGTAAGAAGCATAGGAGGGCTTAAAGATACTGTTACTGACATTTCAGAAGAAAACGGATTTGGTATTAGCCATGCCAACGTTACTGTTTCAGAGATCACGAATGCAATTGATAGAGGTGTTTCCCTCTATAAAGATAGCACTACCTACAAGAAATTGAGCGCTCAGGTTATGAAAATTAACCATTCCTGGGACGCATCTGCTAAAGAATACATTAAACTATACAAATCCATAAACTAA